One Rubripirellula reticaptiva genomic region harbors:
- a CDS encoding SMI1/KNR4 family protein has translation MTDPANPAAQSNAKAWSDRIADRYACALSPALADWFDSEIWAQTGIHEYCDPVSPATLLDETPDVIWPGLMNANLVPLIANMAGDWLCGRIDPDNRIGQIVQWYHGGGDWIIWGNDLPEAIAFDALVSRLPGQRRRHAIPADDFFANSTASSTAGSTASENTGPLVQWASRHLPDAIQKLVNSPESSKLDDANRVANQLIEHGIAEVTVRCELVQDALQLSTLALLERDVLLDLEIDPGSIAQWAFDHDTIPERHRDAIVTALKSRDLADGFVQQWDVAETHAEVVTRIAPDTAWGWDIAGYAALRRGDRELAKRRFLSGIDCSCFSDQSIRLETHWTSQDASKFSAAMLAKAFPETLKESEYLRCLCIPNLIERSDSVSEHWRGLAEAATSSGRNRDAHDHLVAAGWDIGMRPITAFGELIQRIGDTADRSGQKARAATARIHRACLKDRYGA, from the coding sequence TTGACTGACCCAGCAAATCCGGCCGCTCAATCGAATGCAAAGGCATGGTCCGATCGCATCGCCGACCGGTATGCATGTGCCCTGTCGCCAGCGCTGGCCGATTGGTTTGACTCGGAAATTTGGGCCCAGACAGGCATCCACGAATACTGCGATCCGGTCTCGCCGGCGACGTTGCTCGACGAGACGCCCGACGTGATCTGGCCCGGGCTGATGAACGCCAATTTGGTCCCGCTGATTGCCAATATGGCGGGCGATTGGTTGTGCGGCCGAATCGATCCCGACAACCGGATTGGCCAAATCGTCCAGTGGTACCACGGTGGTGGCGACTGGATCATTTGGGGTAACGACCTGCCCGAAGCAATCGCGTTCGATGCCTTGGTGTCACGGCTTCCCGGACAACGACGAAGGCATGCGATTCCGGCAGATGACTTTTTTGCCAACTCAACTGCAAGCTCAACAGCGGGATCAACTGCCAGTGAAAACACGGGGCCGCTGGTGCAGTGGGCTAGCCGTCATCTTCCCGATGCGATCCAAAAACTAGTGAACTCACCTGAGTCGTCAAAGCTCGATGATGCGAATCGAGTTGCCAATCAGCTGATCGAACATGGGATCGCCGAAGTCACAGTTCGTTGTGAATTGGTGCAAGACGCGTTACAGCTTTCGACCTTGGCCTTGCTTGAACGTGACGTGTTGCTTGATCTTGAAATCGATCCGGGTTCGATCGCGCAGTGGGCATTCGACCATGACACCATTCCTGAACGTCATCGCGACGCAATCGTGACGGCACTAAAGTCTCGCGACCTTGCCGATGGATTTGTTCAGCAATGGGACGTCGCCGAAACACATGCAGAAGTCGTCACGCGAATTGCGCCCGATACGGCGTGGGGATGGGATATCGCTGGCTACGCGGCGCTTCGTCGTGGTGATCGCGAGCTCGCAAAGCGACGTTTTCTATCAGGCATCGATTGCTCCTGTTTCTCCGATCAATCGATTCGACTTGAAACTCATTGGACTTCACAAGACGCCAGTAAGTTTTCGGCTGCGATGTTGGCAAAGGCGTTCCCTGAAACGTTGAAAGAATCGGAGTACCTGCGATGCCTATGCATCCCTAATTTGATCGAGCGAAGTGACAGCGTCAGCGAGCATTGGCGAGGGCTAGCAGAGGCTGCGACATCATCGGGACGAAACCGCGATGCCCATGACCACTTGGTTGCTGCCGGATGGGACATCGGAATGCGGCCAATCACCGCGTTCGGCGAATTGATTCAGCGGATCGGCGATACGGCCGATCGATCCGGGCAAAAAGCACGTGCCGCGACAGCAAGGATTCATCGCGCGTGCTTGAAAGATCGATACGGTGCGTGA
- a CDS encoding FHA domain-containing protein, with amino-acid sequence MSFEEQVLDYAGAYGQLTPIGGGDPIPLVKDRLLIGRRGEADIQLKFPNVSTQHCRLTLEHGYWFVKDLNSRNGIKVDDRPALRKRLDPNCKLSIAKHHYIVEYEPQKLGAYGPPPADDDYMDELMRSSLMDRAGLSRRDDGKGGKPDGKRK; translated from the coding sequence GTGTCATTTGAAGAACAAGTACTCGATTACGCTGGCGCCTACGGCCAATTGACGCCGATCGGCGGCGGCGATCCGATTCCGCTAGTGAAGGATCGGTTACTGATTGGTCGTCGTGGCGAAGCCGATATCCAATTGAAGTTTCCCAACGTATCGACTCAACATTGTCGGCTAACGTTGGAACACGGCTATTGGTTTGTCAAGGACCTCAATAGCCGCAACGGCATCAAGGTGGACGATCGACCGGCGCTTCGGAAGCGATTGGATCCGAACTGCAAATTGTCGATTGCGAAACATCATTATATCGTCGAATACGAGCCACAGAAGTTGGGAGCCTATGGTCCACCGCCGGCTGATGACGACTACATGGACGAATTGATGCGAAGCTCGTTGATGGACCGTGCCGGTTTGAGTCGTCGCGACGATGGCAAAGGCGGCAAGCCCGACGGAAAACGCAAATAG
- a CDS encoding TIGR01212 family radical SAM protein (This family includes YhcC from E. coli K-12, an uncharacterized radical SAM protein.): protein MNRDSDSDASKSCNDQAWIAEGLPINAFGKALRRRFGGRVQRVSIDAGFTCPNVDGAVTRGGCNFCDNRSFSPSRRVRLKQVHDQLTGGIITVRKRYNKVAGFIAYFQPATNTYAPVEQLREVYELALSLNDSPDFHDEVVGLAIGTRPDCLPESVLSLIEELAQRTYVSLEYGMQTIHDAGLVWMNRAHTHADMVNAIDRSRGRGFEMCGHVILGIPGETHEMMMQTAAEIGRLGFDAIKLHNLYAVHGTPLGDQVLAGEVRMMEREIYLQTVVDFLERIPPDVVVERISGDAPSDFLIEPKWCLEKSSLRSDVEAELARRGTRQGSHFVPPAQPPADRPVPEDKTPDSIRAKIETRGRLPVLKMES, encoded by the coding sequence GTGAATCGAGACTCCGATTCTGACGCCTCGAAGTCCTGTAACGATCAGGCTTGGATTGCCGAAGGACTGCCAATCAACGCGTTCGGTAAAGCCCTGCGTCGCCGATTTGGTGGTCGCGTCCAACGTGTCAGCATTGATGCGGGATTCACATGCCCGAACGTCGACGGAGCCGTCACGCGGGGCGGATGCAATTTTTGCGACAATCGATCATTCAGCCCGTCCCGGCGAGTTCGACTGAAACAGGTCCACGACCAACTCACCGGCGGGATCATCACGGTCCGCAAGCGGTACAACAAAGTCGCCGGGTTTATCGCGTATTTCCAGCCTGCCACCAACACCTACGCGCCGGTTGAACAGCTACGTGAAGTTTACGAGTTAGCGCTCAGCCTCAACGACTCACCGGATTTTCACGACGAAGTGGTAGGACTTGCGATCGGGACGCGACCGGATTGTCTGCCCGAGTCGGTGTTGTCGTTGATCGAAGAACTTGCCCAGCGGACCTATGTTTCGCTGGAATACGGTATGCAAACGATCCACGACGCGGGATTGGTTTGGATGAATCGGGCTCACACCCACGCCGACATGGTCAACGCGATCGACCGCAGCCGAGGCCGTGGGTTTGAGATGTGCGGTCACGTGATCCTGGGGATTCCCGGTGAAACGCACGAAATGATGATGCAAACCGCTGCCGAAATCGGACGCCTTGGTTTCGATGCAATCAAACTGCACAATCTTTACGCCGTCCACGGCACGCCGCTTGGGGATCAAGTCTTGGCCGGCGAAGTTCGGATGATGGAACGCGAAATCTACTTACAAACGGTCGTCGATTTTCTTGAACGCATTCCGCCTGATGTAGTGGTCGAGCGGATCAGCGGCGACGCTCCGTCCGACTTTCTGATCGAGCCAAAATGGTGCCTCGAAAAATCTTCTTTACGCAGCGACGTCGAAGCCGAACTCGCTCGCCGTGGAACTCGCCAGGGCAGCCACTTTGTGCCTCCGGCGCAGCCACCAGCAGATCGCCCCGTTCCGGAGGACAAGACACCGGATTCGATCCGGGCTAAAATCGAGACGCGAGGCCGCTTGCCAGTACTTAAGATGGAATCGTAA
- a CDS encoding serine aminopeptidase domain-containing protein: MNMPDQQAIVFGKYEHLLGVWKNADAESMSGVAVVMVTPGMLHHSGPFRLHVDLANELSTIGIPSLRFDLSGIGESLGVGVTGRSIDRAANEIAQAIDWILKHTKSRQVVLFGLCSGADDSVHAALSDERVVGVIAMDGCGYRTPGFHVHRFIGHTLPRILRPSKWMKLVKRIGVDDNEISSSLQPGTDVREFPSRDQSVQELKQLARRKVQMHFVYTGGVGEYFNYAGQFTEMFPELAGEPYVSSHYFAAMDHVAILAEDRAVLVNHIVNRVQSIAVATPTKTMDSTEVPTGA; the protein is encoded by the coding sequence ATGAACATGCCAGACCAACAAGCGATCGTGTTTGGGAAGTACGAGCACCTGCTCGGTGTTTGGAAGAACGCAGATGCCGAGTCAATGTCTGGCGTTGCTGTGGTGATGGTTACACCGGGTATGTTGCATCACAGCGGCCCGTTTCGATTGCACGTTGATTTAGCAAACGAATTGTCGACGATCGGTATTCCGTCGTTGCGATTCGATTTATCGGGAATTGGCGAGAGTCTTGGCGTCGGTGTAACAGGCAGATCGATTGACCGTGCCGCAAACGAGATTGCTCAAGCGATTGACTGGATTTTGAAACATACAAAATCGCGACAAGTCGTGTTGTTTGGTTTGTGCAGCGGTGCAGACGATTCGGTTCATGCGGCGTTATCTGATGAACGCGTGGTTGGCGTGATTGCGATGGACGGTTGTGGCTATCGCACGCCAGGATTTCACGTTCATCGGTTTATCGGTCATACGTTGCCACGGATTCTGCGACCTAGCAAATGGATGAAGCTGGTAAAACGAATCGGTGTGGACGACAACGAGATTTCAAGTTCACTGCAACCCGGTACGGACGTCCGTGAATTCCCTTCACGTGATCAATCGGTTCAAGAACTGAAGCAGTTGGCTCGTCGCAAAGTGCAAATGCATTTTGTCTACACTGGCGGAGTCGGTGAATACTTCAATTATGCCGGACAGTTCACCGAAATGTTTCCAGAACTCGCCGGCGAACCGTACGTGTCGAGTCATTACTTTGCTGCCATGGACCACGTCGCAATCCTGGCCGAAGACCGAGCAGTATTGGTCAACCATATCGTCAATCGAGTGCAGTCGATTGCAGTCGCGACGCCAACAAAGACCATGGATTCAACCGAAGTCCCGACTGGTGCCTGA
- a CDS encoding amino acid adenylation domain-containing protein, translating to MMAGRYETDDAVVAEELIAFPILWMRQWTQTPDRTAIVSEDGQWTYSQLDAMANAIAMRLRLTGIGPRQCVGMCVDRSPEAIAAMIAVMKLGAIFVPLDPEYPVDRLRYMVSDAAIATILGHPHYEEPIGKKLVGDEASLCQWINCDSAFVASDAVSETDLLFPSISPDDLAYIMYTSGSTGKPKGVEIQHSALATYCFADIECYQISPDDRTLQFSTLNFDIAIEEIFPPLLTGGCVVVRPRERANDRNELSSLVDRFDVTAIHLATAYWHQWVDLMVATGAKVPASIRLMIVTGEKVSVQHYRRWQHLCDHPVLWCNAYGPTEATVSATVFIPNDQFDAANMPIGKPMKRYEAFILDKDRKVLGEGETGQLFLAGPALALGYHNRPDLTEAAFIETDINGHSRRLYRTGDVARWLPDGNIDFGGRMDHQIKLGSYRIEPAEIEAVVNEHERVLESLVSYDEVDGKKYLVAYVAVEQANHRKEDSARDIANFLRQKLPAYMVPTRYVFIKSFPKTINGKIDRPQLPSPSEGVVPRDDAYVAPRSDVERYLVELWQDVLNVPEIGIHDDFFLLGGSSLLVTQVVARLTTERNVELPVRDFFANPTIAASARHLEQLTSGCGPNQSSQDSDEDIRVFRNQLPMVDADYFVSGADRLYAVRYSPRSKSIGAGSTGRAIVMCHSIGHEYARGHRNLQQLAIQLCKAGHEVLRFDYASTGNSEGDCEKLTADLMRQNLVDAKNFLVTRTGIENVSAIGLRIGATIAATVDPETFDRVVLWDPVVSGQRFLETVDRFHHEALTSLSRFNVVREAGPIDQCYGQRMSSEKRVSLSGLCLDQASSLDEKYTTVLTDHWDTSEEAAQWLARQVRDQRYVIQTADVAAWDESRYTESAFSSPESFRAILNQFGRPERAQ from the coding sequence ATGATGGCTGGCCGATACGAAACCGATGACGCAGTCGTGGCCGAAGAACTGATTGCGTTTCCGATCCTGTGGATGCGTCAATGGACGCAAACGCCGGATCGAACTGCGATTGTTTCCGAAGACGGCCAGTGGACTTACTCGCAACTTGATGCGATGGCCAACGCAATTGCGATGCGGCTGCGTTTGACCGGTATTGGGCCACGGCAATGCGTCGGCATGTGCGTTGACCGTTCCCCCGAAGCGATCGCGGCGATGATCGCGGTCATGAAGCTTGGTGCCATTTTCGTTCCACTCGATCCCGAATACCCCGTAGATCGGCTTCGTTACATGGTCAGCGATGCTGCGATCGCGACGATTCTGGGGCATCCTCACTACGAAGAACCGATCGGTAAGAAGCTTGTTGGTGATGAAGCTTCGCTTTGCCAGTGGATCAATTGCGATTCGGCATTCGTTGCGAGTGATGCGGTCAGCGAAACCGATCTGTTGTTCCCTTCAATATCGCCGGACGATTTGGCGTACATCATGTACACGTCTGGATCGACGGGGAAGCCAAAAGGTGTCGAGATCCAGCACTCGGCGCTGGCGACCTATTGCTTTGCCGACATCGAGTGTTATCAAATCAGTCCCGACGATCGAACGTTACAGTTTTCGACATTGAACTTTGACATCGCAATCGAAGAGATCTTTCCGCCACTGTTGACCGGTGGTTGTGTCGTGGTCCGCCCGCGTGAACGAGCGAACGATCGCAATGAACTTTCGTCATTGGTTGATCGCTTTGATGTGACTGCGATTCACTTGGCCACCGCGTACTGGCACCAGTGGGTTGACCTGATGGTGGCTACCGGTGCCAAAGTTCCCGCATCGATTCGGCTGATGATCGTGACCGGCGAAAAGGTATCGGTACAGCACTATCGGCGTTGGCAGCATCTGTGTGATCACCCGGTGCTTTGGTGCAATGCTTACGGGCCAACCGAAGCCACCGTTAGCGCAACTGTGTTCATCCCCAACGATCAGTTCGACGCCGCCAACATGCCGATCGGCAAACCGATGAAGCGTTACGAGGCGTTCATTTTGGACAAAGACCGCAAAGTGCTTGGTGAAGGTGAAACGGGACAACTGTTTCTGGCGGGACCGGCATTAGCGTTGGGATACCACAATCGGCCTGACCTGACCGAGGCCGCGTTCATTGAAACGGACATCAATGGCCATTCGCGCCGATTGTATCGAACCGGTGACGTGGCCCGCTGGTTGCCGGATGGGAACATTGATTTTGGCGGTCGGATGGATCATCAAATCAAATTAGGATCGTACCGAATCGAACCAGCGGAAATCGAGGCAGTCGTAAATGAACACGAACGAGTTCTCGAGTCGTTGGTCAGCTATGACGAAGTCGACGGGAAAAAGTACTTGGTCGCTTACGTTGCCGTTGAACAGGCGAACCATCGCAAAGAAGACTCAGCACGCGATATCGCAAACTTTCTGCGGCAAAAGTTGCCAGCCTACATGGTCCCGACGCGGTACGTGTTTATCAAATCCTTTCCGAAAACGATTAACGGAAAAATTGACCGCCCGCAATTGCCATCGCCTAGCGAGGGTGTGGTGCCCCGAGACGACGCTTACGTGGCGCCACGCAGCGATGTCGAACGTTACTTGGTCGAGTTGTGGCAGGACGTGTTGAACGTCCCCGAGATCGGCATTCACGATGACTTCTTTTTGCTTGGCGGCAGTTCATTGCTAGTCACCCAGGTGGTGGCTCGTTTGACAACCGAACGGAACGTCGAGTTGCCCGTTCGCGACTTCTTCGCCAATCCAACCATCGCTGCATCCGCCCGTCATTTGGAACAACTCACGAGTGGTTGTGGTCCGAATCAATCGTCACAGGACAGTGACGAAGACATTCGGGTCTTCCGAAATCAGTTGCCGATGGTGGATGCCGACTATTTTGTCAGCGGCGCTGATCGACTATACGCGGTTCGCTATTCGCCTCGGTCGAAATCGATTGGGGCCGGTTCGACGGGACGAGCGATTGTGATGTGCCATTCGATCGGTCATGAGTACGCTCGCGGGCACCGGAATTTGCAGCAACTGGCGATCCAGTTGTGCAAGGCGGGGCATGAAGTCTTGAGGTTCGATTACGCGTCGACAGGAAATTCCGAAGGCGACTGCGAAAAACTAACCGCCGACTTGATGCGTCAAAACTTGGTGGACGCCAAGAACTTTTTGGTTACCCGAACCGGGATCGAGAACGTCTCGGCAATCGGATTGCGAATCGGTGCGACGATCGCTGCGACAGTGGATCCGGAAACGTTTGATCGGGTTGTTCTTTGGGATCCTGTGGTCAGTGGGCAGCGGTTTTTGGAAACGGTGGATCGATTCCATCACGAGGCGCTGACGTCGCTGTCCCGATTCAACGTTGTTCGCGAGGCTGGGCCGATTGATCAGTGCTATGGGCAACGAATGAGTTCCGAAAAACGTGTCAGCTTGTCTGGGCTTTGTTTGGATCAGGCATCAAGTCTGGATGAAAAGTACACGACCGTGTTGACCGATCACTGGGACACTTCGGAAGAGGCGGCGCAGTGGTTGGCACGACAAGTACGAGACCAACGTTATGTGATTCAAACTGCGGACGTCGCAGCGTGGGATGAATCTCGCTACACCGAGAGCGCATTTTCTTCGCCAGAAAGTTTTCGTGCGATTTTAAATCAATTCGGTCGGCCGGAGCGAGCACAATGA
- the ectB gene encoding diaminobutyrate--2-oxoglutarate transaminase, giving the protein MTNPIEHIESNVRGYSRLFPTVFDTAIGSQLFDANGKRFIDFFCGAGALNYGHNHPGAKQALLDYISRNGIQHSLDTVTTAKVNFLKSFERLILQPRNLDYLVQFTGPTGTNAVEAAIKLARKQTQRSHVIAFTNAYHGHSLGSLALTGNRYFHSEFYGARNNVTHLPFDGYMGDTDTSELFAKMLSDGSSGLPLPAAVILETVQGEGGINVASEAWLKRIAGICHKHQIMLIIDDIQVGNGRTGAFFSFEASGIKPDVVCLSKSIGGGLPMSLVLIRRDRDTWRPGEHTGTFRGNNLAFVAAAAVLQHWADPTFESQIQERSEIVQAWLAKVCDQHASLGFQRRGRGLIWGLDVQQGEFAGKVIRHCFANGLLIEGAGADDQVLKLLPALTIEVPLLIEGLQILGSAIDAAAAERPQAVVLDLSAGQASPAFMASFSAGATGQ; this is encoded by the coding sequence ATGACGAATCCCATCGAGCACATCGAATCGAACGTTCGCGGCTATTCGCGTTTGTTTCCCACTGTTTTTGACACCGCGATTGGTTCACAGCTTTTCGATGCCAATGGCAAGCGCTTCATTGACTTTTTTTGCGGTGCCGGAGCTCTGAATTATGGTCACAATCATCCTGGTGCTAAGCAAGCTTTGTTGGACTACATCTCGCGCAACGGGATTCAACATTCGCTTGATACGGTAACAACGGCGAAAGTCAATTTTTTGAAATCGTTCGAGCGATTGATTCTGCAACCGCGCAATCTCGACTATCTCGTTCAGTTCACAGGGCCAACCGGTACCAATGCGGTTGAAGCAGCGATTAAACTTGCTCGCAAACAGACTCAGCGTTCCCACGTCATAGCGTTCACTAACGCCTACCACGGCCACTCGCTCGGGTCGCTCGCGCTAACGGGAAACCGGTACTTTCATAGCGAATTTTATGGGGCACGAAACAACGTGACTCACTTGCCCTTTGACGGATACATGGGGGATACCGATACGTCGGAGCTGTTTGCCAAAATGCTGTCGGATGGCAGCAGCGGATTGCCGCTGCCGGCGGCAGTGATCTTGGAAACCGTTCAAGGCGAAGGCGGAATCAACGTGGCCAGCGAAGCGTGGCTAAAACGGATCGCAGGCATTTGTCACAAACATCAAATCATGCTGATCATTGATGACATTCAAGTCGGCAACGGTCGCACCGGTGCATTCTTTAGTTTCGAGGCTTCAGGCATCAAGCCGGACGTGGTTTGCTTGTCCAAATCGATCGGTGGCGGTTTGCCGATGTCGTTGGTGCTGATCCGTCGTGATCGAGACACGTGGCGTCCCGGTGAACACACCGGAACGTTTCGCGGAAACAACTTGGCGTTCGTTGCAGCCGCTGCGGTGCTTCAGCATTGGGCCGATCCCACTTTTGAGTCGCAAATCCAGGAACGCAGCGAGATTGTGCAGGCTTGGCTGGCGAAGGTCTGTGATCAGCACGCGAGTCTGGGGTTCCAGCGTCGCGGTCGCGGACTGATCTGGGGACTGGATGTGCAGCAAGGTGAGTTTGCAGGCAAAGTGATTCGCCATTGTTTCGCAAACGGTCTGTTGATTGAAGGTGCTGGCGCCGACGATCAGGTGCTGAAATTATTGCCCGCTCTGACAATCGAAGTTCCATTGCTTATCGAAGGACTGCAGATTTTAGGCTCGGCGATCGATGCCGCCGCAGCGGAACGACCACAGGCAGTGGTGCTGGATCTCAGTGCAGGTCAGGCGTCGCCTGCGTTCATGGCATCCTTTTCGGCGGGTGCAACCGGACAATGA